In a genomic window of Rhopalosiphum maidis isolate BTI-1 chromosome 4, ASM367621v3, whole genome shotgun sequence:
- the LOC113550428 gene encoding insulin-like receptor isoform X1, which yields MCGECDKIRCLRDSCPGLGGCRLCGNFACNIYYENYNILRPSAPTKFSKINPNHYRKPWLIASKSVWKSDFLCIALWCVAILSVSQTSAEHQTQITSVPPIATQPTNNSVVHFSAGRICPSKDIRNKAENLNALRGCRVIEGFLQIVLIDNANETSYESLSFPELREITGYLLLYRVNGLKSLAKLFPNLSVIRGQDLFMSYAIAIYEMVHLQELGLYNLRDVVRGAVYITKNPMLCFTQTIDWIRIAPSGKESHDIYDNRPVNACPVCPWTNDISCSVSNYTNEPLCWNTEHCQKICPPECGNLSCTEDGTCCHEQCLGGCTGPKHDDCFACKYLADERDCVKECPVDTLTYQNRRCIMERDCYRMPRSRDLQNGLHLQSWKPFNNKSCVMECPPGFEEVPTENIYGKVFKCQKCSGPCRKVCIAANVESIQSAQKLKGCVIINGSLEIQIRGGMNIVKELEESLSMIEEITGYLKVVRSFPLVSLTFLRKLHVIRGEILESSKYALVVLDNQNLVELWDWSTRKPDGELRIERGQIFFHFNPKLCIYRIKQLQANLGDRFKNVDDLEVAPNSNGDKMACTVKKLNVSTEVVLSNSVLLKWRPFEHYDTRTLLGYVVYYLEAPYKNVSLYDGRDACGGDGWKTDDVESTEITTDDLVALITGLKPYTQYAYYVKTYTMASESNGAQSDINYFRTMPGTPSPPQNLRVKSVTADSISIEWMPPAEPNGLLKHYIIKYTSINISGDSLLKRDYCQNSPNVNEFADSYPGARPEMVNNDQKENCNCTDQPEKKQSKLKDEQQIQIMIEFENNLQNILYVKTNNPPKSDTLPKKKRDLSNFEPIEFPNSTISRMFVSDADKNLENENKKIVVPSNQLTYTLHENLTHFTSYNIELYVCREWLKNENKESNQNISNCSIQKAMTTAQTSKKDSADRIDPSTVKAVNTNTTSPGSIKIFWKEPDISNGPIVSYQLEYKKVGDHVLNSPVVCITRQQYQQSDFSHTLSNVAPGNYSFRLRARSLADYGEFTQYSYFLIPEALSITTPQLMFIIFMVTGMIGAVIMLIFFVLHRYYKNKLASTRLFVTCNPDYVSCEYQTDEWEIPRDDVEVLEPLGRGSFGMVYRGNWKKKENEIVPCAIKTVTENNNMMVRHDFLSEANVMKEFCSAHVVRLYGVVSQGQPAFVLMELMPQGDLKSYLLKHRPDMATDPSLKPPTLRDNLRMAIEIADGMSYLSFKKYVHRDLAARNCMVSDNNIVKIGDFGLTRDIYQTDYYRKDSEGMMPIRWMAPESLQSGLFTCFSDVWSYGIVLWEMVTLAAQPYRGEMDKNVITYVSSGGIMEKPDNCPDIIYDCMKLCWRFKASERPTFAEIVKMFLPCARADFAQTSFFHNELQSETQRLDLSENGITETESLERERKQIERDQITTALENQAHYWGGSLPGERLAPKADLEEDDDDEEDSDNELQRLHIENFVCKRPPNGYMSIHNGNGINTTIC from the exons atgtGTGGAGAGTGTGACAAAATACGCTGTTTACGTGACAGCTGCCCTGGCTTGGGCGGATGTCGATTATGTGGGAATTTTGCTTGCaatatttactatgaaaattacaatattttaagaccTTCAGCACCAaccaaattttctaaaattaatccaAATCATTATCGAAAACCATGGTTGATAGCATCAAAATCTGTATGGAAGTCTGACTTTCTATGTATAGCCCTATGGTGCGTTGCTATACTTAGTGTTAGTCAAACATCTGCTGAACACCAGACACAAATTACAAGTGTACCTCCAATAGCTACTCAACCTACAAATAATAGTGTTGTACACTTCTCAGCTGGAAGAA tatgtcCAAGTAAAGATATTAGAAATAAAGCTGAAAATCTGAATGCTCTCCGTGGTTGTAGAGTTATTGAAGGGTTCcttcaaatagttttaatcGATAATGCAAATGAAACAAGTTATGAATCTTTATCATTCCCCGAGTTACGAGAAATTActggttatttattattatatcgtgtaaatggtttaaaatcacTTGCTAAACTCTTCCCTAATCTATCTGTAATCCGAGGACAAGACTTATTTATGTCGTATGCTATTGCAATTTATGAAATGGTTCATTTGCAAGAGTTGGGTTTGTACAACTTAAGAGATGTTGTTAGAGGAGCTGTTTACATTACTAAAAACCCAATGCTTTGTTTTACACAAACTATTGATTGGATAAGAATTGCACCGTCTGGAAAAGAATCGCATGATATATat gataATCGTCCTGTTAATGCATGTCCTGTGTGTCCATGGACAAATGACATAAGTTGTTCTGTTTCTAATTACACTAATGAACCTTTATGTTGGAATACTGAGCATTGTCAAAAaa tttgtccACCGGAATGTGGTAATCTTAGTTGTACTGAAGATGGCACGTGTTGCCATGAACAGTGTCTAGGAGGTTGTACTGGTCCTAAACATGATGATTGTTTtgcatgtaaatatttagcaGATGAACGGGATTGTGTGAAGGAATGTCCAGTTGACACATTAACA tatcaaAATCGGCGTTGTATTATGGAACGTGATTGTTATCGTATGCCACGTTCAAGAGATTTACAAAATGGGTTACATTTACAATCATGGAaaccttttaataataaatcttgtgTAATGGAATGTCCTCCTGGATTTGAGGAAGTTCCTACTGAAAACATTTAtggaaaagtatttaaatgtcaaaaatgtTCTG GACCATGTCGTAAAGTTTGCATTGCAGCTAATGTAGAAAGTATCCAGTCTGCCCAAAAACTAAAAGgatgtgttattataaatggatCATTAGAAATACAAATACGTGGTGGta tgaACATTGTAAAAGAATTAGAAGAAAGCTTAAGTATGATTGAAGAAATTACTGGCTACTTAAAAGTGGTTAGATCATTTCCATTAGTatcattaacttttttaagaaaattacatGTCATTAGAGGAGAAATATTAGAAAGttcaaa GTATGCATTAGTTGTTTTGGACAATCAAAATTTAGTTGAATTGTGGGACTGGAGTACTCGAAAACCCGATGGTGAATTACGAATTGAACGTggacaaatatttttccacTTCAATCCAAAGCTttgtatatatagaataaagcAATTACAAGCTAATTTAGGTgacagatttaaaaatgtagatgATTTGGAAGTAGCACCAAATTCAAATGGAGATAAAATggctt GTACTGTTAAAAAACTGAATGTATCAACAGAAGTTGTACTTTCAAATTCAGTTCTATTGAAATGGCGACCTTTTGAACATTATGATACCCGTACGTTGTTAGGAtatgtagtttattatttagaagcaccatataaaaatgtttctctGTATGATGGCCGAGATGCTTGTGGTGGAGATGg gtggAAAACTGATGATGTGGAATCAACAGAAATAACTACTGATGATTTAGTTGCTCTTATAACAGGACTGAAACCTTATAcacaatatgcatattatgtgaAGACATATACAATGGCCTCAGAATCCAATGGTGCACAAAgtgatataaattactttcgCACAATGCCAGGAA ctCCAAGTCCTCCACAAAATCTTCGTGTTAAATCTGTAACTGCTGATAGTATAAGCATTGAATGGATGCCTCCTGCTGAACCAAATGGTTTACttaaacattacattattaaatacacatcAATTAACATATCTGGGGATTCGTTACTGAAAAGGGATTATTGTCAGaata gTCCAAATGTGAATGAATTTGCTGATAGTTATCCTGGTGCTAGACCTGAAATGGTTAATAATGatcaaaaagaaaattgtaattgtactGATCaaccagaaaaaaaacaatctaaaCTTAAAGATGAACAACAAATCCAAATAATgatagaatttgaaaataacttgcagaacattttatatgttaagaC taaTAATCCTCCTAAAAGCGATACTTTACCGAAGAAAAAACGTGATTTATCCAATTTTGAACCAATAGAATTTCCAAATAGTACCATTTCAAGAATGTTTGTATCTGATGCAGATAAAAATTTGGaaa atgaaaataagaaaatagtaGTTCCTAGTAATCAGCTGACTTATACATTGCATGAAAATTTAACTCATTTtactagttataatattgaattatatgtgTGTAGAGAATGGctcaaaaatgaaaacaaagaGTCAAATCAAAACATTAGTAATTGTAGTATTCAAAAAGCAATGACGACAGCTCAAACAAGCAAAAAAg attctgctGATAGAATTGATCCCTCAACTGTTAAAGCTGTTAATACAAATACTACCAGTCCTGGTTCAATAAAGATATTCTGGAAAGAACCTGATATTTCAAATGGACCTATTGTTAGCTATCAGTTAGAATACAAAAAAGTCGGAGATCatgta CTTAATTCACCTGTTGTTTGTATAACCAGACAGCAGTATCAGCAATCTGACTTCTCGCATACTTTATCAAATGTAGCACCTGGAAATTATAGTTTTCGATTACGTGCAAGGTCATTAGCTGATTATGGAGAATTTACACAATAtagctattttttaattcct gaggCGCTTTCAATTACTACTCCTCAattgatgtttattatattcatggtTACTGGAATGATTGGTGCTGTGATTATGTTGATATTCTTTGTTTTACAtcgttattacaaaaataaattagcttCAACAAGATTATTTGTCACATGTAATCCGGATTACGTTAGTTGTG aATATCAAACTGATGAATGGGAAATTCCGCGTGATGACGTGGAAGTTTTAGAGCCATTAGGTCGAGGTTCTTTTGGAATGGTGTACCGTGGTAATTggaagaaaaaagaaaatgaaattgtaccaTGTGCAATCAAGACCGTTActgaaaataacaatatgatggTTCGACATGATTTTCTTTCAGAAGCTAATGTTATGAA aGAATTTTGTTCAGCTCATGTTGTACGGCTATATGGTGTTGTATCACAAGGTCAACCAGCATTTGTTCTAATGGAACTTATGCCTCAAGGTGATCTCAAGTCGTATTTGCTTAAACATCGTCCAGATATGGCAACAGATCCTTCTCTTAAACCTCCAACATTAAGG gaTAATCTACGTATGGCTATTGAAATTGCTGATGGAATGTCTTatctatcatttaaaaaatatgtccaTAGAGATTTAGCAGCTCGAAATTGTATGGTTAGTGATAACAACATAGTTAAAATTGGGGACTTTGGTCTTACAAGAGATATTTATCAGACAGATTATTACAGAAAAG atTCTGAAGGTATGATGCCAATTCGTTGGATGGCTCCAGAAAGTCTTCAGTCTGGTCTTTTCACTTGTTTTTCTGATGTTTGGAGTTATGGTATAGTGTTATGGGAAATGGTGACATTAGCAGCTCAACCATATAGA GGTGAGATGGACAAGAATGTCATAACTTATGTTAGTAGTGGTGGTATTATGGAAAAACCAGACAACTGTcctgatattatatatgattgtATGAAACTTTGTTGGCGTTTTAAAGCATCAGAACGCCCTACATTTGCAGAAATAGTGAAAATGTTCTTGCCATGTGCTCGTGCAGATTTTGCACAAACATCCTTTTTTCATAATGAATTACAGTCTGAAACACAACGACTTGATCTATCTGAAAATGGTATCACAGAAACCGAGTCTTTGGAAAGAGAGCGCAAGCAAATTGAACGAGACCAGATTACAACAGCATTAGAAAATCAAGCACATTATTGGGGAGGGTCATTGCCTGGTGAACGGTTAGCACCAAAAGCAGATCTGGAAgaagatgatgatgatgaagaAGATTCAGATAATGAGTTGCAACGGTTACATATCGAAAACTTTGTATGTAAAAGGCCACCCAATGGATATATGTCTATACATAATGGTAATGGTATAAATACCACTATATGCTGa
- the LOC113550428 gene encoding insulin-like receptor isoform X2, with translation MCGECDKIRCLRDSCPGLGGCRLCGNFACNIYYENYNILRPSAPTKFSKINPNHYRKPWLIASKSVWKSDFLCIALWCVAILSVSQTSAEHQTQITSVPPIATQPTNNSVVHFSAGRICPSKDIRNKAENLNALRGCRVIEGFLQIVLIDNANETSYESLSFPELREITGYLLLYRVNGLKSLAKLFPNLSVIRGQDLFMSYAIAIYEMVHLQELGLYNLRDVVRGAVYITKNPMLCFTQTIDWIRIAPSGKESHDIYDNRPVNACPVCPWTNDISCSVSNYTNEPLCWNTEHCQKICPPECGNLSCTEDGTCCHEQCLGGCTGPKHDDCFACKYLADERDCVKECPVDTLTYQNRRCIMERDCYRMPRSRDLQNGLHLQSWKPFNNKSCVMECPPGFEEVPTENIYGKVFKCQKCSGPCRKVCIAANVESIQSAQKLKGCVIINGSLEIQIRGGMNIVKELEESLSMIEEITGYLKVVRSFPLVSLTFLRKLHVIRGEILESSKYALVVLDNQNLVELWDWSTRKPDGELRIERGQIFFHFNPKLCIYRIKQLQANLGDRFKNVDDLEVAPNSNGDKMACTVKKLNVSTEVVLSNSVLLKWRPFEHYDTRTLLGYVVYYLEAPYKNVSLYDGRDACGGDGWKTDDVESTEITTDDLVALITGLKPYTQYAYYVKTYTMASESNGAQSDINYFRTMPGTPSPPQNLRVKSVTADSISIEWMPPAEPNGLLKHYIIKYTSINISGDSLLKRDYCQNSPNVNEFADSYPGARPEMVNNDQKENCNCTDQPEKKQSKLKDEQQIQIMIEFENNLQNILYVKTNNPPKSDTLPKKKRDLSNFEPIEFPNSTISRMFVSDADKNLENENKKIVVPSNQLTYTLHENLTHFTSYNIELYVCREWLKNENKESNQNISNCSIQKAMTTAQTSKKDSADRIDPSTVKAVNTNTTSPGSIKIFWKEPDISNGPIVSYQLEYKKVGDHLNSPVVCITRQQYQQSDFSHTLSNVAPGNYSFRLRARSLADYGEFTQYSYFLIPEALSITTPQLMFIIFMVTGMIGAVIMLIFFVLHRYYKNKLASTRLFVTCNPDYVSCEYQTDEWEIPRDDVEVLEPLGRGSFGMVYRGNWKKKENEIVPCAIKTVTENNNMMVRHDFLSEANVMKEFCSAHVVRLYGVVSQGQPAFVLMELMPQGDLKSYLLKHRPDMATDPSLKPPTLRDNLRMAIEIADGMSYLSFKKYVHRDLAARNCMVSDNNIVKIGDFGLTRDIYQTDYYRKDSEGMMPIRWMAPESLQSGLFTCFSDVWSYGIVLWEMVTLAAQPYRGEMDKNVITYVSSGGIMEKPDNCPDIIYDCMKLCWRFKASERPTFAEIVKMFLPCARADFAQTSFFHNELQSETQRLDLSENGITETESLERERKQIERDQITTALENQAHYWGGSLPGERLAPKADLEEDDDDEEDSDNELQRLHIENFVCKRPPNGYMSIHNGNGINTTIC, from the exons atgtGTGGAGAGTGTGACAAAATACGCTGTTTACGTGACAGCTGCCCTGGCTTGGGCGGATGTCGATTATGTGGGAATTTTGCTTGCaatatttactatgaaaattacaatattttaagaccTTCAGCACCAaccaaattttctaaaattaatccaAATCATTATCGAAAACCATGGTTGATAGCATCAAAATCTGTATGGAAGTCTGACTTTCTATGTATAGCCCTATGGTGCGTTGCTATACTTAGTGTTAGTCAAACATCTGCTGAACACCAGACACAAATTACAAGTGTACCTCCAATAGCTACTCAACCTACAAATAATAGTGTTGTACACTTCTCAGCTGGAAGAA tatgtcCAAGTAAAGATATTAGAAATAAAGCTGAAAATCTGAATGCTCTCCGTGGTTGTAGAGTTATTGAAGGGTTCcttcaaatagttttaatcGATAATGCAAATGAAACAAGTTATGAATCTTTATCATTCCCCGAGTTACGAGAAATTActggttatttattattatatcgtgtaaatggtttaaaatcacTTGCTAAACTCTTCCCTAATCTATCTGTAATCCGAGGACAAGACTTATTTATGTCGTATGCTATTGCAATTTATGAAATGGTTCATTTGCAAGAGTTGGGTTTGTACAACTTAAGAGATGTTGTTAGAGGAGCTGTTTACATTACTAAAAACCCAATGCTTTGTTTTACACAAACTATTGATTGGATAAGAATTGCACCGTCTGGAAAAGAATCGCATGATATATat gataATCGTCCTGTTAATGCATGTCCTGTGTGTCCATGGACAAATGACATAAGTTGTTCTGTTTCTAATTACACTAATGAACCTTTATGTTGGAATACTGAGCATTGTCAAAAaa tttgtccACCGGAATGTGGTAATCTTAGTTGTACTGAAGATGGCACGTGTTGCCATGAACAGTGTCTAGGAGGTTGTACTGGTCCTAAACATGATGATTGTTTtgcatgtaaatatttagcaGATGAACGGGATTGTGTGAAGGAATGTCCAGTTGACACATTAACA tatcaaAATCGGCGTTGTATTATGGAACGTGATTGTTATCGTATGCCACGTTCAAGAGATTTACAAAATGGGTTACATTTACAATCATGGAaaccttttaataataaatcttgtgTAATGGAATGTCCTCCTGGATTTGAGGAAGTTCCTACTGAAAACATTTAtggaaaagtatttaaatgtcaaaaatgtTCTG GACCATGTCGTAAAGTTTGCATTGCAGCTAATGTAGAAAGTATCCAGTCTGCCCAAAAACTAAAAGgatgtgttattataaatggatCATTAGAAATACAAATACGTGGTGGta tgaACATTGTAAAAGAATTAGAAGAAAGCTTAAGTATGATTGAAGAAATTACTGGCTACTTAAAAGTGGTTAGATCATTTCCATTAGTatcattaacttttttaagaaaattacatGTCATTAGAGGAGAAATATTAGAAAGttcaaa GTATGCATTAGTTGTTTTGGACAATCAAAATTTAGTTGAATTGTGGGACTGGAGTACTCGAAAACCCGATGGTGAATTACGAATTGAACGTggacaaatatttttccacTTCAATCCAAAGCTttgtatatatagaataaagcAATTACAAGCTAATTTAGGTgacagatttaaaaatgtagatgATTTGGAAGTAGCACCAAATTCAAATGGAGATAAAATggctt GTACTGTTAAAAAACTGAATGTATCAACAGAAGTTGTACTTTCAAATTCAGTTCTATTGAAATGGCGACCTTTTGAACATTATGATACCCGTACGTTGTTAGGAtatgtagtttattatttagaagcaccatataaaaatgtttctctGTATGATGGCCGAGATGCTTGTGGTGGAGATGg gtggAAAACTGATGATGTGGAATCAACAGAAATAACTACTGATGATTTAGTTGCTCTTATAACAGGACTGAAACCTTATAcacaatatgcatattatgtgaAGACATATACAATGGCCTCAGAATCCAATGGTGCACAAAgtgatataaattactttcgCACAATGCCAGGAA ctCCAAGTCCTCCACAAAATCTTCGTGTTAAATCTGTAACTGCTGATAGTATAAGCATTGAATGGATGCCTCCTGCTGAACCAAATGGTTTACttaaacattacattattaaatacacatcAATTAACATATCTGGGGATTCGTTACTGAAAAGGGATTATTGTCAGaata gTCCAAATGTGAATGAATTTGCTGATAGTTATCCTGGTGCTAGACCTGAAATGGTTAATAATGatcaaaaagaaaattgtaattgtactGATCaaccagaaaaaaaacaatctaaaCTTAAAGATGAACAACAAATCCAAATAATgatagaatttgaaaataacttgcagaacattttatatgttaagaC taaTAATCCTCCTAAAAGCGATACTTTACCGAAGAAAAAACGTGATTTATCCAATTTTGAACCAATAGAATTTCCAAATAGTACCATTTCAAGAATGTTTGTATCTGATGCAGATAAAAATTTGGaaa atgaaaataagaaaatagtaGTTCCTAGTAATCAGCTGACTTATACATTGCATGAAAATTTAACTCATTTtactagttataatattgaattatatgtgTGTAGAGAATGGctcaaaaatgaaaacaaagaGTCAAATCAAAACATTAGTAATTGTAGTATTCAAAAAGCAATGACGACAGCTCAAACAAGCAAAAAAg attctgctGATAGAATTGATCCCTCAACTGTTAAAGCTGTTAATACAAATACTACCAGTCCTGGTTCAATAAAGATATTCTGGAAAGAACCTGATATTTCAAATGGACCTATTGTTAGCTATCAGTTAGAATACAAAAAAGTCGGAGATCat CTTAATTCACCTGTTGTTTGTATAACCAGACAGCAGTATCAGCAATCTGACTTCTCGCATACTTTATCAAATGTAGCACCTGGAAATTATAGTTTTCGATTACGTGCAAGGTCATTAGCTGATTATGGAGAATTTACACAATAtagctattttttaattcct gaggCGCTTTCAATTACTACTCCTCAattgatgtttattatattcatggtTACTGGAATGATTGGTGCTGTGATTATGTTGATATTCTTTGTTTTACAtcgttattacaaaaataaattagcttCAACAAGATTATTTGTCACATGTAATCCGGATTACGTTAGTTGTG aATATCAAACTGATGAATGGGAAATTCCGCGTGATGACGTGGAAGTTTTAGAGCCATTAGGTCGAGGTTCTTTTGGAATGGTGTACCGTGGTAATTggaagaaaaaagaaaatgaaattgtaccaTGTGCAATCAAGACCGTTActgaaaataacaatatgatggTTCGACATGATTTTCTTTCAGAAGCTAATGTTATGAA aGAATTTTGTTCAGCTCATGTTGTACGGCTATATGGTGTTGTATCACAAGGTCAACCAGCATTTGTTCTAATGGAACTTATGCCTCAAGGTGATCTCAAGTCGTATTTGCTTAAACATCGTCCAGATATGGCAACAGATCCTTCTCTTAAACCTCCAACATTAAGG gaTAATCTACGTATGGCTATTGAAATTGCTGATGGAATGTCTTatctatcatttaaaaaatatgtccaTAGAGATTTAGCAGCTCGAAATTGTATGGTTAGTGATAACAACATAGTTAAAATTGGGGACTTTGGTCTTACAAGAGATATTTATCAGACAGATTATTACAGAAAAG atTCTGAAGGTATGATGCCAATTCGTTGGATGGCTCCAGAAAGTCTTCAGTCTGGTCTTTTCACTTGTTTTTCTGATGTTTGGAGTTATGGTATAGTGTTATGGGAAATGGTGACATTAGCAGCTCAACCATATAGA GGTGAGATGGACAAGAATGTCATAACTTATGTTAGTAGTGGTGGTATTATGGAAAAACCAGACAACTGTcctgatattatatatgattgtATGAAACTTTGTTGGCGTTTTAAAGCATCAGAACGCCCTACATTTGCAGAAATAGTGAAAATGTTCTTGCCATGTGCTCGTGCAGATTTTGCACAAACATCCTTTTTTCATAATGAATTACAGTCTGAAACACAACGACTTGATCTATCTGAAAATGGTATCACAGAAACCGAGTCTTTGGAAAGAGAGCGCAAGCAAATTGAACGAGACCAGATTACAACAGCATTAGAAAATCAAGCACATTATTGGGGAGGGTCATTGCCTGGTGAACGGTTAGCACCAAAAGCAGATCTGGAAgaagatgatgatgatgaagaAGATTCAGATAATGAGTTGCAACGGTTACATATCGAAAACTTTGTATGTAAAAGGCCACCCAATGGATATATGTCTATACATAATGGTAATGGTATAAATACCACTATATGCTGa